Proteins from a single region of Cydia pomonella isolate Wapato2018A chromosome 13, ilCydPomo1, whole genome shotgun sequence:
- the LOC133524253 gene encoding DNA-directed RNA polymerase II subunit Rpb4 gives MSGPIQDVIEEDAADLRFPKEFENAETLLISEVDMLLEHRKAQNESAEEEQEFSEVFMKTLTYTNMFKKFKNKETITAVRNLLQVKKLHKFEIASLANLCPETPEEAKALIPSLEGRIEDEELRILLDDIQTKRSLQY, from the exons ATGTCTGGACCAATACAAGATGTTATTGAGGAAGACGCCGCCGATTTACGGTTTCCGAAAG AGTTCGAAAACGCAGAGACGTTGCTGATATCTGAAGTAGACATGTTACTGGAGCACAGAAAGGCACAGAATGAGTCGGCCGAGGAGGAACAAGAATTCTCTGAAGTATTTATGAAGACACTAACATACACTAACATGTTTAAGAAGTTCAAGAACAAAGAAACTATTACAGCAGTCAGGAA CCTTCTACAAGTAAAAAAGTTACACAAATTTGAAATAGCAAGTTTAGCAAACTTGTGCCCGGAGACCCCTGAAGAAGCTAAAGCACTAATACCATCACTAGAAGGCCGGATAGAGGATGAAGAACTTAGAATATTGTTAGATGACATACAGACCAAACGCAGTTTACagtattaa
- the LOC133524254 gene encoding glucocorticoid-induced transcript 1 protein-like, with protein sequence MSGRVRNKSDCPVGKQGPMRATLPVSSVMKGGGLKKSTGNSPTLSPTNVWRRISPDHALSGQRSPGAVNYKGKGRFGASVIRRTASLDTLYHKGQWSRDYYLHAGQLQVDKSTQTDEGGGASGRSSRGSDDDKLDRFLRSRLQRPHKPATSDSAHSMSPGFWSRFGSGSVPLRAARSSVEGLNQEIERLVLHPASGTQTPHLDRLKDKVTPEGHRAPLAELLRRSVNTQTPHDLCHTAHSSGGSVCSSPDLDGGKLGTSPQINRFLAREPPDGCEKVNLKGFECSYPEPGPPVGPAVPGFTLRPSLGSAFQPLQPAGPACPARPARPGSPAHGDH encoded by the exons ATGTCGGGGCGGGTACGGAACAAGTCTGACTGTCCCGTGGGGAAGCAGGGCCCGATGCGGGCGACGTTGCCGGTGTCATCGGTGATGAAGGGCGGCGGGCTGAAGAAGAGCACTGGCAACAGCCCGACGCTGTCGCCCACGAACGTGTGGCGGCGGATATCGCCGGATCACGCCCTCTCCGGCCAACGCAGTCCTGGCGCGGTTAACTATAAAG GTAAAGGGAGGTTTGGCGCAAGTGTCATCAGACGCACGGCTTCATTGGACACGCTGTACCACAAAGGCCAGTGGTCACGGGACTATTATCTACATGCAGGACAGCTTCAAGTTGACAAATCTACTCAA ACGGACGAAGGCGGCGGAGCATCAGGACGGTCTTCGAGAGGGTCCGACGATGACAAACTGGACAGATTCCTCCGCAGCCGTCTGCAGCGGCCGCACAAACCTGCTACCTCAGACTCGGCCCACTCCATGAGCCCTGGctttt GGTCACGTTTCGGCAGCGGCAGCGTGCCGCTAAGGGCGGCGCGGTCGTCAGTGGAAGGGCTCAACCAGGAGATCGAGCGACTGGTCCTACACCCGGCCAGCGGCACCCAGACGCCGCATCTCGACCGGCTAAAAGATAAG GTGACGCCCGAGGGCCATCGCGCTCCGCTAGCCGAGCTCCTCAGACGCTCCGTCAACACCCAAACACCGCACGACCTATGCCATACTGCTCACTCATCAG GCGGCAGTGTGTGTTCGTCTCCGGACCTGGACGGGGGCAAGCTCGGCACGTCTCCTCAGATAAACCGCTTCCTCGCCCGCGAACCGCCAGATGGTTGTGAAAAG GTGAACCTGAAGGGGTTCGAGTGCTCGTACCCCGAGCCGGGCCCGCCGGTGGGCCCCGCCGTGCCCGGCTTCACGCTGCGCCCGTCGCTGGGCTCCGCCTTCCAGCCGCTGCAGCCCGCCGGCCCGGCCTGCCCCGCCCGCCCCGCCCGCCCCGGCTCCCCGGCGCACGGCGACCACTGA